In Syntrophomonas wolfei subsp. wolfei str. Goettingen G311, a single window of DNA contains:
- a CDS encoding DUF4956 domain-containing protein, producing the protein MLDTAIALGLAFILGLFIFMVYKKTFKGVMYSANFGVSLLAMTLITTLIIMAISSNVILSLGMVGALSIVRFRSAIKEPIDIAFLFWAISIGIVLGAGLIPLAIFGSLFIGIIMLFFVNQKSTDNPYILVINCTDDNSEQKALDYVKGKVKKHVVKAKTVAASSGVELTVEIRLKDMSTQFVNEVSRIAGVNNAVLVSYNGDYMS; encoded by the coding sequence ATGCTGGATACCGCTATAGCCCTGGGACTGGCTTTTATACTGGGGCTCTTTATTTTTATGGTTTATAAAAAGACCTTCAAGGGAGTCATGTATTCCGCCAATTTTGGTGTTTCCCTGCTGGCGATGACCCTTATAACCACACTAATAATCATGGCCATCAGCTCCAATGTCATTCTCTCCCTGGGTATGGTCGGCGCCTTGTCCATAGTCCGTTTTCGTTCCGCTATTAAAGAACCCATCGATATCGCCTTTTTGTTCTGGGCTATTAGCATCGGTATTGTACTGGGAGCCGGGCTTATTCCCCTGGCCATCTTCGGTTCCTTATTCATCGGGATAATCATGCTCTTCTTCGTAAACCAGAAGAGCACCGACAACCCCTATATACTGGTAATAAACTGCACTGATGACAATAGTGAACAAAAGGCCTTGGACTATGTGAAAGGAAAGGTTAAAAAACATGTGGTGAAAGCAAAAACGGTTGCGGCCAGCAGCGGAGTGGAGCTGACGGTGGAAATCAGGTTAAAGGATATGTCCACCCAATTTGTTAATGAAGTCAGCCGTATCGCCGGGGTAAATAATGCGGTACTGGTAAGCTACAACGGTGACTATATGTCTTAA
- a CDS encoding sensor histidine kinase, whose translation MFAKLRKKFVIINMSLLTIVFLVIFSVIYLLTAVAGERQTEFALNTIMFAPPRPFPDNPILASSMVAELDEKGHMVRSFSFMNMSQQIIGQAVEQAVQSRDLSGKIRIEESYYAFLKHNTGNGTRIVFVDRTPQHRMLMNLLLTFLLVGSISLLLLFLISIYLADKSIQPIQEAFEKQRQFIADASHELRTPLAVIKTNLALITANSEESVESQSRWIDYISSQTDSMANLVDDMLALARIDYMKAKTLFTRFDLSQTLSSTLLAFEAIFYEKHISLKQEIQEDIFLNGEKENIKKVISILIDNAIKNTGANGSITVRLASDKNKIEMRISNTGEGIPAEDLQKIFERFYRVDKSRSRENRGYGLGLAIAKSIIEQQQGRIYATSTPGADTSFVVEWPRT comes from the coding sequence GTGTTTGCTAAGCTTAGAAAAAAATTTGTTATCATTAATATGTCGCTGCTGACCATAGTATTTTTAGTCATCTTCAGCGTTATTTACCTCTTAACCGCGGTGGCCGGAGAACGACAAACAGAGTTTGCCCTGAACACTATAATGTTCGCTCCCCCTCGTCCTTTTCCGGATAATCCTATTCTGGCCAGCAGTATGGTGGCTGAATTGGATGAAAAGGGCCATATGGTGAGAAGTTTTTCCTTCATGAATATGAGTCAGCAGATAATTGGCCAGGCAGTTGAGCAGGCGGTGCAAAGCCGGGATTTGTCAGGCAAAATCCGGATTGAGGAGAGCTATTACGCTTTTCTGAAGCATAATACCGGCAACGGGACCAGGATAGTTTTTGTGGATCGGACTCCCCAGCACCGGATGCTGATGAATCTATTGCTGACTTTTCTGCTGGTGGGCAGTATCAGCCTGCTGCTGCTTTTCCTGATCAGCATCTACCTGGCCGATAAATCCATCCAACCCATTCAAGAGGCATTTGAAAAACAAAGGCAATTTATTGCCGATGCTTCCCACGAGCTCAGAACCCCGCTGGCCGTAATAAAAACCAATCTGGCCTTGATAACCGCCAACAGCGAAGAAAGCGTTGAAAGCCAGTCCCGGTGGATTGACTATATCTCTTCCCAGACGGATAGTATGGCCAACCTGGTCGATGATATGCTGGCCCTCGCCCGAATTGATTATATGAAAGCGAAAACTCTTTTCACCCGGTTTGATTTAAGCCAGACTTTAAGCAGCACTCTCCTGGCTTTTGAAGCTATTTTTTATGAAAAGCATATAAGCCTGAAGCAAGAAATTCAAGAAGATATTTTCCTCAATGGGGAGAAGGAGAACATAAAGAAAGTCATCAGCATCTTGATTGATAACGCCATAAAGAATACCGGGGCCAACGGGAGTATTACCGTTCGGCTGGCCAGTGACAAAAATAAAATAGAGATGCGGATAAGCAACACGGGTGAAGGGATTCCGGCTGAAGATCTGCAAAAAATATTCGAACGCTTTTACCGGGTGGATAAATCCCGGAGCCGGGAAAACAGGGGTTATGGTTTAGGACTGGCTATTGCGAAATCAATTATAGAACAACAGCAGGGAAGGATTTATGCTACCAGCACTCCGGGGGCAGATACATCTTTTGTGGTGGAATGGCCCAGGACTTAA
- a CDS encoding GNAT family N-acetyltransferase — MVTGPCRIERAGIKDLPLMLELWRCIPGLGVGSGDEEESLRLFMERNPSTCLVLKDGERLLGTVLGGFDGRRGYIYHLAVHPDYQGQGYGRELLKEVLHELHKLGAPKIHLFAFNENQLAARFYRSQGWEWRRDIQVFSWDMGKWKTEDV, encoded by the coding sequence ATGGTGACTGGCCCTTGCCGGATAGAGAGGGCGGGCATAAAAGATTTGCCTTTAATGCTCGAATTATGGAGATGCATACCCGGGCTGGGAGTGGGTAGTGGTGATGAAGAGGAATCCTTGCGCTTATTTATGGAAAGGAACCCCTCCACCTGTCTGGTACTGAAGGATGGGGAGCGTTTGCTGGGGACCGTGCTGGGGGGTTTTGACGGGCGCCGGGGATATATTTACCACCTGGCGGTGCACCCGGATTACCAGGGCCAGGGTTATGGCCGGGAGCTGCTTAAAGAGGTGCTCCATGAATTGCATAAGCTGGGAGCCCCCAAAATACACCTTTTCGCTTTCAATGAAAACCAGCTGGCGGCGCGTTTTTATCGGAGCCAGGGCTGGGAATGGCGCCGGGATATTCAAGTATTTTCCTGGGATATGGGTAAATGGAAGACGGAAGACGTATGA
- the prxU gene encoding thioredoxin-dependent peroxiredoxin (Most members of this family contain a selenocysteine.) has product MPEEFKAGCQRPPIKKPSIASEENEQIIIKEAKSSMVKVGKPAPDFTASAYSAGKFFNISLSEFKGKWVLLCFYPGDFTFVUATEISAVAEKYEEFKNLGVEVLSCSVDSIFVHKMWNDHELSKMINRDIPFAMLSDQDGSIGKMYGIYDEDSGVETRGRFIIDPDGIIQGFEVLTPPVGRNVKESIRQIQAFQLVRASEGTEATPSGWRPGKQTLKPGPDLVGNVWKVWKVSEAFEE; this is encoded by the coding sequence ATGCCGGAAGAATTCAAAGCAGGTTGTCAAAGGCCCCCTATTAAAAAACCCTCTATCGCAAGCGAAGAAAATGAGCAAATTATTATTAAGGAGGCGAAATCATCTATGGTAAAAGTAGGTAAGCCAGCCCCGGATTTTACTGCTTCTGCTTATTCAGCAGGCAAATTTTTCAACATAAGTCTCTCGGAGTTTAAAGGCAAATGGGTGCTATTGTGCTTTTATCCAGGTGATTTTACCTTTGTCTGAGCTACTGAAATTTCAGCAGTTGCTGAAAAGTATGAAGAATTCAAGAATTTAGGTGTCGAGGTTCTTTCCTGTAGTGTTGATAGTATCTTTGTACACAAAATGTGGAATGACCATGAATTATCCAAGATGATAAATCGGGATATTCCTTTTGCCATGCTCTCAGACCAGGATGGCAGTATTGGTAAAATGTATGGCATTTATGATGAAGATAGTGGTGTTGAAACCCGGGGAAGATTTATCATTGATCCGGACGGGATTATTCAGGGGTTTGAAGTATTAACACCGCCAGTAGGCAGAAATGTCAAGGAATCTATCCGACAAATTCAAGCCTTCCAACTGGTTAGAGCTTCGGAAGGAACAGAGGCAACCCCATCTGGATGGAGACCCGGCAAACAAACACTAAAACCCGGGCCGGATTTGGTCGGCAACGTATGGAAAGTATGGAAAGTAAGTGAGGCTTTTGAAGAATAA
- a CDS encoding MFS transporter: MDDIKKSLKNFFGINSSMISMLVMVILIGMGEKMAERFLPLYLIALGGSIYAVGFLNAMDNFLSAIYSFPGGYLAEKLGYKKSLMLFTVIALFGYAIVILIPRWQAVLVGCIFFISWTAISLPAIMSLVSRVMSKDKRTMGVTLHSLVRRIPMALGPIIGGLLIGAFGKVEGIRIAFCLAFVLGLLSLIVQYYFIEDSEEKQEAHLHARDIFSSFSPGLRSLLLSDILIRFAEQIPYAFVVLWVVEVNKISPFHFGILTTIEMITAVLVYIPVAYLADKYGKKPFVLITFVFFTLFPLVLYFSHSFAALAFAFVIRGLKEFGEPTRKALIMDLAPEDLKAATFGTYYLIRDVIVSLAALSSAWLWHISPGTNFITAFFCGLAGMLIFALWGKDLKSEVQQV; the protein is encoded by the coding sequence GTGGATGATATAAAGAAAAGTCTGAAGAATTTTTTCGGTATTAATTCCAGTATGATTTCCATGCTCGTCATGGTAATCTTAATCGGTATGGGCGAGAAAATGGCCGAGCGCTTTTTGCCTCTCTATCTGATTGCTCTGGGCGGTAGCATCTATGCTGTCGGTTTCCTTAACGCCATGGATAACTTTTTAAGTGCCATCTATTCTTTTCCCGGAGGATACCTGGCGGAAAAACTGGGCTACAAAAAATCCCTGATGCTTTTCACTGTAATAGCCCTTTTCGGCTATGCCATCGTTATACTCATTCCCCGCTGGCAGGCAGTGCTGGTCGGTTGCATCTTTTTCATTTCCTGGACTGCCATTTCCCTGCCGGCTATAATGAGCCTGGTCTCCCGGGTTATGAGTAAAGATAAAAGAACCATGGGCGTTACCCTGCATTCGCTGGTAAGGCGCATTCCCATGGCTCTAGGTCCAATCATCGGCGGCCTGCTCATCGGAGCTTTCGGCAAAGTAGAAGGCATTCGCATCGCCTTCTGCCTCGCTTTTGTTCTGGGCCTGCTCTCTCTAATCGTCCAGTACTATTTCATTGAAGACAGCGAAGAAAAACAGGAAGCCCACCTGCATGCCCGGGATATATTCTCCTCTTTCTCTCCGGGGCTGCGCAGCCTGCTTCTATCCGATATATTAATCCGCTTTGCCGAGCAGATACCTTATGCCTTTGTCGTCCTGTGGGTGGTGGAAGTAAATAAAATATCTCCTTTTCACTTCGGCATCCTAACTACTATTGAAATGATTACCGCCGTCCTGGTATATATCCCAGTAGCCTATCTGGCGGACAAATACGGCAAGAAACCCTTTGTATTGATTACCTTCGTCTTTTTTACCCTCTTCCCCCTGGTTCTCTATTTCTCGCATAGCTTTGCTGCTCTGGCTTTTGCCTTTGTCATCCGCGGTCTCAAGGAATTCGGCGAACCCACCCGTAAAGCTCTCATTATGGATCTCGCTCCCGAAGACCTGAAAGCAGCTACCTTCGGTACTTATTACCTGATTCGGGATGTTATCGTCTCCCTGGCTGCTCTAAGCAGTGCCTGGCTCTGGCATATTTCCCCGGGCACCAACTTCATTACCGCCTTCTTCTGCGGCTTAGCCGGTATGCTAATTTTCGCTCTCTGGGGCAAGGATTTGAAGTCCGAAGTACAACAGGTTTAA
- a CDS encoding polyphosphate polymerase domain-containing protein: MEQPKLRHEIKHYINTSDYITLRNRLKHIARRDSYAGSDGSYRVRSLYFDSPDNRALMDKINGISRREKFRLRFYNNDPSFIRLEKKSKINSLCWKEKAPLSREECEKLLGNDINWLLSCHNALLQEFYIRIKQQLLRPKTIVDYRREAYIYEPGNVRITLDSQLQSTLFPRDFLNPELATIAMAPAAMLILEVKYDEFLPELLRDIIQTNQRRSSSISKYAACRALG, translated from the coding sequence ATGGAGCAACCCAAATTAAGGCATGAAATCAAACACTATATCAATACTTCCGATTATATTACTTTGCGCAACCGGCTAAAACATATCGCACGGCGGGACAGCTATGCCGGAAGCGATGGCAGCTACCGGGTACGCAGCCTGTATTTTGACAGCCCGGATAACCGGGCCTTGATGGATAAAATCAACGGAATAAGCCGGCGGGAAAAGTTTCGCCTGCGTTTCTATAATAACGATCCATCCTTCATCCGCCTGGAAAAGAAAAGTAAAATTAATAGCCTTTGTTGGAAAGAAAAAGCCCCCTTGAGCCGGGAAGAGTGTGAAAAACTGCTCGGCAACGATATCAACTGGTTGCTTTCTTGCCATAATGCTTTGCTGCAGGAGTTCTATATCCGGATAAAGCAGCAGCTCTTACGCCCCAAAACTATAGTCGATTATAGACGCGAAGCCTATATCTATGAACCGGGTAATGTGAGAATAACTCTTGACAGCCAATTGCAAAGTACTCTTTTTCCCCGGGATTTCCTGAATCCAGAATTGGCCACTATAGCCATGGCCCCGGCGGCTATGCTTATTTTAGAAGTAAAGTATGATGAGTTTCTACCGGAACTGCTAAGAGATATCATCCAAACCAACCAGCGCCGCAGCAGTTCCATTTCCAAGTACGCCGCCTGCCGGGCATTGGGCTGA
- a CDS encoding cyclic 2,3-diphosphoglycerate synthase — MKATRVIIMGAAGRDFHNFNSYFRDNPAYEVVAFTATQIPDIEGRQYPPGLAGKQYPQGIPIYAEAELPELIKKYDVDQVIFAYSDVSHEYVMHQASLVMAAGADFRLMGPKTTMLKSKRKVVAVTAVRTGSGKSQTTRYVAELITATGKKVAIIRHPMPYGNLEEQLCMRFASYEDLDKFKCTIEEREEFEPHIDNGMVVYAGVDYEVILRQAEEEADVILWDGGNNDIPFYASDLHIVVVDPHRPGHETSYHPGETNLRMADIAIINKIDSADPARVEAVKEAIIKNNPLAKIIMANSPITVENPDSVKGKKVLVVEDGPTLTHGEMAYGAGVIAAEKLGAGELIDPRPYALGSIKGTFAKYGHLSRLLPAMGYGKTQIEELEQTINNSPAEVVVIGTPIDLRRVMSIDKPAVRVRYDLEEIGHPQLAELLAKVL, encoded by the coding sequence ATGAAAGCGACTCGAGTAATCATTATGGGTGCAGCCGGGAGAGATTTTCACAACTTCAATAGCTATTTCCGGGATAACCCGGCCTATGAGGTGGTAGCCTTTACAGCTACACAGATACCGGATATAGAAGGACGGCAGTATCCGCCTGGACTGGCCGGCAAGCAGTATCCGCAAGGCATACCCATTTACGCGGAAGCAGAGCTGCCCGAATTAATAAAGAAATATGATGTGGACCAGGTAATCTTCGCTTACAGTGATGTATCCCACGAATATGTAATGCACCAGGCATCTCTGGTTATGGCTGCGGGAGCGGATTTTCGCTTGATGGGGCCTAAAACGACCATGCTCAAGTCCAAACGCAAGGTAGTAGCGGTCACTGCGGTGAGGACTGGCAGCGGGAAAAGCCAGACTACCAGGTATGTGGCCGAACTGATTACTGCTACCGGCAAAAAGGTGGCTATTATCAGGCATCCTATGCCCTATGGCAATCTGGAGGAGCAGCTGTGCATGCGTTTTGCCAGTTATGAGGATCTGGACAAATTTAAATGCACCATAGAAGAAAGAGAAGAGTTTGAACCCCATATCGATAATGGCATGGTGGTCTATGCCGGGGTTGATTACGAGGTTATTCTGCGCCAGGCGGAGGAAGAGGCGGATGTGATTCTCTGGGATGGGGGCAACAATGATATTCCTTTTTATGCTTCCGACTTGCACATAGTAGTGGTTGATCCCCACCGTCCCGGGCATGAGACCAGTTACCATCCGGGTGAAACCAACCTGCGTATGGCCGATATCGCTATTATCAACAAGATTGATTCCGCCGACCCCGCCAGGGTAGAAGCGGTTAAGGAAGCCATAATCAAGAACAACCCGCTGGCCAAAATCATCATGGCCAACTCCCCGATTACGGTGGAAAACCCCGATTCCGTTAAGGGCAAGAAGGTTCTGGTGGTGGAAGATGGCCCCACCCTGACACATGGGGAGATGGCTTATGGTGCAGGGGTAATTGCGGCGGAAAAATTGGGTGCGGGCGAATTGATAGACCCCCGTCCCTACGCGCTGGGCAGTATCAAAGGAACCTTTGCCAAGTATGGGCATTTGTCCCGATTGCTTCCGGCCATGGGTTATGGAAAGACACAGATTGAAGAATTGGAACAGACTATTAATAACTCACCGGCGGAGGTAGTGGTTATCGGAACCCCTATCGACCTGCGCCGGGTCATGTCCATAGACAAGCCGGCCGTAAGAGTGCGTTATGATTTGGAGGAAATCGGCCATCCCCAGCTGGCGGAACTGCTGGCGAAGGTGCTGTAA
- a CDS encoding CotH kinase family protein, whose translation MITSKYLNTLVLILMSLAVLAASFLTLYPHHPDSAAPAEPEYASKLFNKEQIMEINIEMEPEDFDWIIENATREEYRQADITINGNTYHNVGIRPKGNSSLRMVAQDKNSDRFSFKVKFDAYVEGQACMGLNKLALNNIIMDKTYMKEYLAYEIFDYMGVVTPKYAYANISINSKPWGLYLAVEAMEESFVKRNYGSLEGHLYRPEGAGSDLKWAGEDAANYTGIRKMAAYNVTDSDFKKIITMIEQLNNGSELEKYLDIDSILRYFAVNSFLVNFDSYVGSLKHNYYLYEENGVCTILPWDFNLAFAGHEISSAQKAVNFPIDTPLTVNLSERPLIGKLLEIPEYRELYHKYLQQLTEDYINSGRFEDSVEKLDKMINSSVKNDATAFYSHAEYEKSLPVLVEFARLRAQSIQAQLSGEQAATATGQNENSTPNIDASGIDLSALGGMGGDRGGGARPADGGGAAIPGMVKPEGETSKEPGAPPEGPGVFPRGNRPDPETMMKAFEIMREAEGGQLSTAQIARLQELGLDDNMIDRMRNRPAAMEGRNEWAPPGDRANGPDGPFGGRALSSRITSTEIAYVAVATLSILLGLLFVWKYKRRKYSS comes from the coding sequence ATGATAACGAGTAAATACCTGAATACCCTGGTGCTAATACTGATGTCACTTGCTGTTCTGGCTGCGAGTTTCCTGACGCTGTACCCCCACCATCCGGATAGCGCTGCCCCAGCCGAGCCTGAATATGCCAGTAAGCTTTTTAATAAAGAGCAAATCATGGAGATTAATATTGAAATGGAGCCGGAGGATTTTGACTGGATTATAGAAAATGCTACCCGGGAAGAATACCGGCAAGCGGATATTACTATAAACGGCAATACTTATCACAATGTAGGCATCAGGCCCAAAGGCAACTCCAGTTTGAGAATGGTGGCGCAGGATAAAAACAGTGATCGTTTCAGCTTCAAGGTCAAATTTGATGCCTATGTCGAAGGGCAAGCGTGTATGGGCTTGAACAAGCTGGCTTTAAATAACATTATTATGGATAAAACCTACATGAAAGAGTACCTGGCCTATGAAATCTTTGACTATATGGGAGTTGTCACCCCTAAATATGCCTATGCCAATATAAGCATTAACAGCAAACCCTGGGGCCTGTACCTGGCAGTGGAGGCTATGGAAGAGAGTTTTGTCAAGCGTAATTATGGCAGCCTGGAAGGGCATCTATATCGCCCGGAGGGGGCCGGTTCCGATTTGAAATGGGCCGGGGAAGATGCCGCCAACTATACCGGCATCAGAAAGATGGCGGCCTATAATGTCACCGACAGCGATTTTAAAAAGATTATTACCATGATTGAGCAACTGAATAATGGAAGTGAGCTGGAAAAGTATCTGGATATCGATTCCATATTGCGATACTTTGCCGTAAATAGCTTTTTGGTTAACTTTGACAGTTATGTCGGCAGCCTGAAACACAACTATTACTTGTATGAAGAAAACGGGGTATGCACTATTCTGCCCTGGGACTTCAACCTGGCCTTTGCCGGGCATGAGATAAGCAGCGCCCAGAAAGCTGTGAACTTCCCCATCGATACACCGCTTACCGTTAATCTGAGCGAGCGCCCCCTGATTGGCAAACTGCTAGAAATACCCGAGTACCGCGAGCTGTACCATAAATATTTGCAGCAGTTGACCGAAGACTATATTAACAGCGGCCGCTTCGAAGATAGCGTAGAAAAACTGGATAAAATGATTAACAGCTCGGTGAAAAATGACGCCACGGCTTTCTACAGCCATGCGGAATATGAGAAATCGCTCCCGGTATTGGTAGAGTTTGCCCGCCTGCGGGCCCAGAGCATCCAGGCTCAGCTATCCGGTGAACAAGCAGCCACGGCAACAGGGCAAAATGAAAACAGCACCCCCAATATTGACGCCAGCGGCATTGATTTAAGCGCCCTGGGAGGTATGGGCGGCGACAGAGGGGGCGGAGCCCGGCCCGCTGATGGCGGCGGAGCCGCCATACCTGGTATGGTTAAACCTGAGGGGGAAACCTCGAAAGAGCCAGGTGCTCCCCCGGAAGGTCCGGGTGTTTTCCCCAGAGGAAACAGGCCCGACCCGGAAACTATGATGAAGGCTTTTGAAATTATGCGGGAGGCCGAAGGCGGCCAATTATCCACGGCCCAGATAGCCCGGCTCCAAGAATTGGGCCTGGACGACAACATGATAGATAGGATGAGAAATAGGCCCGCGGCCATGGAGGGGCGAAATGAATGGGCTCCTCCCGGGGATAGAGCCAATGGTCCAGACGGCCCCTTCGGAGGTAGAGCTTTAAGCAGCAGAATTACTAGCACAGAAATAGCCTATGTGGCTGTCGCAACATTAAGTATTCTGCTTGGCTTGTTATTTGTCTGGAAATACAAAAGAAGAAAGTATTCCAGTTAG
- a CDS encoding AIR synthase-related protein — MNKVEKALMHALFVHLHHNTDKAINFGLFKQLNQKVEQIWPGALLVGPDANDDAAVFRIPGTDCFITAKMESHCSPSVPRPYDAAATGAGGAMRDVVAMGARPIFLLDFIGTRPLEQEVIVGPCGFAGECTCGQCEIMSSQDRINLMLEGMAKMCETMGVFVVGGGFSTSFSDIVPAVVVAVIGQQVTKKPLTKPAKSAGDKIIIIGETGTDGNDTLYRAGLVPVMQPALALFVEEKTTMEATLAAFATGKIKACSDLGAAGIGAAVCESARFGGLGARVELDKVPVRETNITPEEIFICETQARMLLQVQPEDVDEVLEAIRSKNGIAAVIGETTDQDYNVFSYQGQTVATIVNKPSPELLQELMV, encoded by the coding sequence ATGAATAAGGTGGAAAAGGCGCTTATGCATGCTTTGTTTGTACACCTGCATCACAACACAGATAAGGCGATTAATTTTGGCTTGTTCAAGCAGCTAAATCAAAAAGTAGAGCAAATCTGGCCCGGAGCCTTATTGGTAGGGCCTGATGCCAATGATGATGCTGCCGTATTTCGTATTCCTGGTACCGATTGCTTTATTACCGCGAAAATGGAAAGCCATTGTTCCCCCAGCGTTCCCCGGCCTTATGACGCTGCTGCTACCGGAGCCGGGGGGGCTATGCGCGATGTGGTGGCCATGGGAGCCCGGCCCATATTCCTGCTGGATTTCATCGGTACGCGTCCTCTGGAACAAGAAGTTATTGTTGGCCCCTGTGGATTTGCCGGAGAATGCACCTGTGGACAATGTGAAATAATGAGCAGCCAGGATAGGATTAACCTGATGCTTGAAGGGATGGCCAAAATGTGTGAAACCATGGGTGTATTTGTGGTTGGGGGCGGTTTTTCCACCTCATTCAGCGATATAGTTCCTGCTGTGGTAGTAGCGGTAATTGGCCAGCAAGTTACGAAAAAACCCCTTACCAAACCGGCAAAATCTGCTGGTGATAAGATCATCATAATCGGGGAGACCGGTACCGATGGCAACGATACCCTGTATAGAGCCGGTTTGGTGCCGGTAATGCAGCCGGCCCTGGCTTTATTTGTGGAGGAGAAAACCACTATGGAGGCTACCTTGGCCGCTTTCGCCACCGGGAAAATCAAGGCTTGCTCGGACCTGGGCGCCGCCGGAATTGGCGCGGCGGTATGTGAATCAGCCCGCTTTGGAGGGTTGGGAGCCCGGGTGGAATTGGATAAAGTCCCGGTAAGAGAGACTAATATTACCCCGGAAGAGATATTTATTTGTGAGACTCAAGCCCGTATGTTGCTTCAAGTCCAGCCAGAAGATGTGGATGAAGTACTGGAGGCCATTCGCAGTAAAAATGGTATTGCCGCCGTAATCGGTGAGACTACCGATCAGGATTATAATGTTTTTAGCTACCAGGGTCAGACGGTGGCTACCATAGTAAATAAGCCATCGCCGGAACTGCTGCAGGAATTAATGGTTTAA
- a CDS encoding histone deacetylase family protein: protein MKVIFEPRFLSCYCSDPAASEHRLDKALELLREDYTLEQAAPAVDSDVLLVHNQHHLNRVRFNRQVYEMALLSAGAAIKAAERAAAGEPAFALCRPPGHHASPDGFWGFCYFNNIAIALEKQLQKGTINSALVVDFDLHFGDGTNNHVNNRPAFSYYHLDGDNAQNYLQGLEKLLAHLRGVDLLGISAGFDQHSQDWGRLLATEDYREIGRLLGEFAREKCAGRVFAVLEGGYNPISLGEAALAFWQGIEGK from the coding sequence ATGAAGGTGATTTTTGAACCCCGGTTTTTGTCTTGCTACTGCAGTGACCCGGCAGCCTCGGAGCACCGCCTGGACAAAGCCCTGGAGTTATTGCGGGAAGATTATACCCTGGAGCAGGCCGCTCCGGCTGTTGACAGTGATGTTTTGCTGGTACACAACCAGCATCACTTAAACCGGGTCAGATTCAACCGGCAGGTCTATGAAATGGCCCTGCTCTCTGCTGGAGCTGCTATTAAGGCCGCAGAACGGGCGGCAGCAGGCGAGCCGGCCTTTGCTTTGTGCCGTCCTCCCGGACACCATGCCAGCCCGGATGGTTTCTGGGGCTTTTGTTATTTTAATAATATTGCCATCGCGCTGGAAAAACAATTGCAAAAGGGAACGATTAATTCGGCCCTGGTAGTAGATTTCGACTTGCATTTTGGAGATGGCACCAATAATCATGTTAATAATCGTCCCGCCTTTTCCTATTACCATCTGGATGGGGACAATGCCCAAAATTACTTGCAAGGATTGGAAAAGCTACTGGCCCACCTGCGGGGAGTTGATCTCCTGGGTATATCAGCGGGCTTTGACCAGCACAGCCAGGATTGGGGGAGGTTGCTGGCTACGGAGGACTACCGTGAAATCGGGCGTTTGCTGGGGGAATTTGCCCGGGAAAAATGCGCCGGTCGGGTCTTTGCTGTTCTGGAAGGAGGATATAACCCGATTTCTTTGGGGGAAGCGGCCCTGGCCTTTTGGCAGGGTATCGAGGGGAAGTAA
- a CDS encoding response regulator transcription factor has protein sequence MRLLLVEDERQLAEALSELLIKNRYAVDVVYDGEAGLDYALTGIYDLVILDIMLPRMNGLEILRQLRLNGISSPVMLLTAKGELEDKVSGLDSGADDYLVKPFAAEELLARIRALSRRKGEMIVDDTLDIADFTLNLSTYELEGKNSSVRLTRKEFDIMRYFVYRPNRVLSKDELIEKVWGFDSEADYNNIEVYISFLRKKLAHIGSQAAISTLRGIGYKLEV, from the coding sequence ATGCGACTATTGCTGGTGGAAGATGAAAGACAGCTGGCGGAAGCCTTGAGTGAGCTGCTTATTAAAAATAGATATGCCGTTGATGTAGTTTACGATGGAGAAGCCGGGCTCGACTATGCTCTGACCGGAATATATGATCTTGTTATCCTGGATATTATGCTGCCGCGGATGAATGGATTGGAAATTTTGCGGCAATTGCGCTTGAACGGCATATCCAGCCCAGTTATGTTGCTTACGGCCAAAGGTGAACTAGAGGACAAAGTGAGCGGTCTTGATAGCGGGGCGGATGACTATCTGGTGAAGCCATTTGCAGCGGAAGAATTGCTGGCTAGAATAAGGGCGTTGAGCCGCCGTAAAGGCGAAATGATCGTGGATGACACCCTGGATATCGCTGACTTTACCCTCAATCTATCGACTTATGAACTGGAAGGCAAGAATAGCAGTGTAAGGCTTACTCGAAAAGAATTTGATATAATGAGATATTTCGTTTATCGTCCCAATCGGGTATTAAGCAAGGATGAGCTGATCGAAAAGGTCTGGGGTTTTGATTCTGAGGCTGATTACAATAACATTGAAGTATATATCTCTTTTCTGCGCAAAAAATTGGCCCATATAGGCTCCCAAGCGGCTATAAGCACCTTGAGAGGAATTGGTTACAAGCTGGAGGTATGA